The nucleotide sequence GCCTCTACTGCTAGAAGTGTGGCCACGGCCACCAAATTAGTGGCCTTGAGCAGCCTTGATCATCAAAATAGCAGCGCTGGCCACTGCAATAGTGGTAACAGCCCCAGGACAGTGGCCACGGCCACCAGAATAGCAGCCTCGGCCACCGAAAGAGCAGCAAGTCTCCCAAACAGGGGCCGCCGCCAGAGAGGGCGGCGgtggcagcggggccggggctaTGGCAGGGTGGCGttggggggcgcggggggctggggggcgagggcgggcggcggggggcggtAGCGGGGCCGGTAGCCGTAGGGGCGCAGGCGGTGGGTCAGGTACTCCAGCGCGTACATCTGCTCCCCGCTCACGTAGTGGAAGGACACGGCCAGGTCCGAGCAGCACtgggggccctgggggcagAGACACGAGCTAGGGGGGACACACACGTGTCGAGGTTggatcctcccccccccaacccatCACCGTGGCCTCTGGCTGTGTCCCCTCTGCCAGCACATCACAGTTGCCTCTGGgcatatcccccccccccaaccgcCCATCACTGTGGCCTCTGGCCGGGTCCACCCCCATAGCAGGGTTGGGGGGGTTGCAGCTCCCAGGCCTCCCCCAGGGCAACTCCCGGCAGCCCAAGGCCCAGAACAGCCacccccacatcccccccccAGCCAGGACCCCCCCCAGACCCCCAGAACCACCCGTCCAGCCCCCCGGCAGGACCCCCAGCCCTGCATAGGGGCAGCTCCCCTCCCCGACCGGGAGTCCTTAGCGCCCCCAGACCAGCCACAGGCCCTCGAGGCCgggcccccccagccccatggaggcggcccccggccccggctcccgggCACAGGGCCAGGCCCTCCAGCTCGGGCGCGGGGCCAGCGCGGTCGCGCCGCCCCGCTGAGGCTATTAACCCCGCGGCCGGCTTAGCCCGCGGTGCACGGGGCCGAGCCGGTGGCCACATGAGACCCACCAGGACTGGGGACCTGGGGGGGGGCGCGGCCCCCCTGCGAGCAGGACCGCAGCCACGACACGGCTTTCCCACCAGCGGGGAGGGGAGAGTGTGGCCACGTATGGGGAGACCCACAGCAGGTGGCTCATATCCGTGGCCGGTGACGGAAGCACCAGCCAGGACCACGCCGGCAGGATGGAACGGGGACGGCCGGGAGGCGCCGTGGGCTCGGCCCCGGGAGGTGCCACGTACCTCCACGATGGGGTAGTAGCAGTAGTTCCAGTACCAGAAACTCTTGGAGAACTTCTCAGTGAGGTGGGACTCGGGGACGAAGGGGTGGAAGGTCTCGCGGCCGCGGGTGTCGCGCGAGTCGCCCGCCTCCACGCCCAGCTTCTCCATGCACTGCCCCAGCGCCAGGTCCTCCACGGAGCTCGTGTGGGTGCAGGCGCGCGAGGCGAAGGCGGCCACGAAGCGCCGCAGGGCCTCCTTGCTGAGCACGTagccggcgccgccgctcaTGTAGCCCTGCTTGACGAAGGGCTTGAAGCGCTTGCCGAAGTAGATGGGGCGCTCGGGGGTGTAGTTGGCCAGCAGCCAGCGCAGGTTGGCCACCACCACGAAGGTGTCGTCGTCCGCCTTGAGGAACCAGTCGGCCTGGCCCAGGTGGTGCCGGTGCACGTACTGGAAAGCCCGGATGGTTTTCCAGTAGAGCTGGTCGCGGCCCTCCTTGGTgggcagccccacggccggGAAGCGCTCGTCCCGCTCCGAGCTCATGAAGAGGGCCACGTTGCAGTGGCGCGTCCACGTGGCCCGCACGTGCCGGGCCTTGGTCTCC is from Rhea pennata isolate bPtePen1 chromosome 29, bPtePen1.pri, whole genome shotgun sequence and encodes:
- the LOC134152060 gene encoding glycoprotein-N-acetylgalactosamine 3-beta-galactosyltransferase 1-A-like; this translates as MLLPGLRSPSLAFHGGIFVGFAATFYLLNGVLLPWPVPPARRAPPAGEDPAGAAQHPGLSSVVQPRSAGAFCRRRCCAVAARAVADGAPVPAGEDRSVADELYERVRILCWVMTGPRNLETKARHVRATWTRHCNVALFMSSERDERFPAVGLPTKEGRDQLYWKTIRAFQYVHRHHLGQADWFLKADDDTFVVVANLRWLLANYTPERPIYFGKRFKPFVKQGYMSGGAGYVLSKEALRRFVAAFASRACTHTSSVEDLALGQCMEKLGVEAGDSRDTRGRETFHPFVPESHLTEKFSKSFWYWNYCYYPIVEGPQCCSDLAVSFHYVSGEQMYALEYLTHRLRPYGYRPRYRPPPPALAPQPPAPPNATLP